From one [Ruminococcus] lactaris ATCC 29176 genomic stretch:
- a CDS encoding GNAT family N-acetyltransferase yields the protein MEIRKLESAEHGKTRFLWEKIFKEDSQTFVDYYYFIRTKENVIYVVEEDGAIRSMLQKNPYRMKLEDSVFDSEYIVGVATEKEYRSRGYMRQLLIAALEEENKKKHPFTFLMPAAEAIYSPYDFRYIYHQKQMELDSDVFFALKRDKKTGEKESRDRGRQERVTRDAELGDAERIAAFFEKNESPKWAVCTVRDSVYYQTKILEQQSESGGVRLIFEEKDLVGVFFYAREDILEILEPVILQEKEDAFLEAVEELRREKELVKILGCTEKMRELWENVHGVRTEEKPLIMARITHLPTFLSAMKVPEEEKVDCSFAVIDPLLQKNSGVWRMKSDWGEDKLCVSETEDSEGVFPIDALTQLLFGTVPIREIAERTDVMATERLVAELEKICKLNRVFLNEIV from the coding sequence ATGGAAATCCGTAAACTGGAATCTGCAGAACATGGAAAGACCCGATTTTTGTGGGAAAAGATTTTCAAGGAAGACAGTCAGACATTTGTAGATTATTATTATTTTATCAGGACAAAAGAGAATGTGATCTATGTAGTTGAAGAAGACGGAGCAATCCGTTCCATGCTGCAAAAGAATCCATACCGGATGAAACTGGAAGATTCGGTTTTTGATTCGGAATATATTGTCGGAGTCGCAACGGAAAAGGAGTACCGGAGCAGAGGGTATATGCGGCAGCTTCTGATCGCGGCACTGGAAGAGGAAAATAAGAAAAAGCATCCTTTTACTTTTCTTATGCCGGCAGCAGAAGCAATTTACAGCCCGTATGATTTTCGATATATATATCATCAGAAACAGATGGAACTGGACTCTGACGTTTTCTTTGCCTTAAAAAGAGATAAAAAAACCGGCGAAAAAGAAAGCAGAGACAGGGGAAGACAGGAAAGAGTTACACGGGATGCCGAACTGGGAGATGCAGAAAGGATCGCTGCGTTTTTTGAAAAAAATGAATCCCCGAAATGGGCAGTCTGCACAGTGAGGGACAGCGTATATTATCAGACCAAAATTCTGGAACAGCAGAGCGAATCCGGTGGAGTACGGCTGATCTTTGAAGAAAAAGATTTAGTCGGTGTCTTCTTTTATGCAAGAGAGGACATTCTTGAGATCCTTGAACCGGTTATCCTGCAGGAAAAAGAGGATGCATTCCTGGAGGCGGTGGAAGAACTGCGAAGAGAAAAGGAACTGGTGAAGATCCTGGGATGTACGGAGAAAATGCGGGAATTGTGGGAAAATGTCCATGGCGTGAGGACGGAAGAGAAGCCTCTCATCATGGCGCGGATTACGCATCTGCCGACTTTCCTGTCTGCGATGAAAGTTCCTGAGGAAGAGAAAGTAGACTGCTCCTTTGCGGTGATCGATCCTTTGCTTCAGAAGAACAGTGGTGTATGGAGAATGAAAAGTGACTGGGGAGAAGATAAACTTTGTGTGAGTGAGACGGAAGATTCCGAGGGAGTTTTTCCGATCGATGCACTGACCCAGCTTTTATTTGGAACTGTACCGATCAGAGAGATCGCAGAGCGGACGGATGTAATGGCAACAGA